TGATTTCCGGTATCACCCTGAACCGTTTCTTCGCGCTGCACGTTATCGCGCTGCCGATCGTTCTGCTCGGCCTGGTCGTGATGCACATCATCGCGCTGCACGAAGTCGGCTCGAACAACCCGCTGGGTCTGGATATCAAGAAGTTCAAGGACGAGGCAGGCAAGCCGCTCGATGGCATCGCCTTCCATCCCTACTACACCGTCAAGGATATCGTCGGCGTGGTGGTGTTCCTTTTCGTGTTCTGTACCGTTGTGTTCTTCTTCCCGGAAATGGGCGGTTACTTCCTTGAGAAGCCCAACTTCGAGATCGCCAACCAGCTGAAGACGCCTGACCATATTGCGCCGGTCTGGTACTTCACGCCGTTCTACGCCATCCTCCGCGCCGTCCCGGCGATCGGTGGGTCTGCGTTCCCCGGCGTGCTGGCCATGGGTGCGGCGATCGCGGTGCTGTTCGTACTGCCCTGGCTGGATCGCAGCCCGGTGCGCTCGATCAAGTACAAGGGCTGGATGAGCAAGGCCTGGCTGATCACGTTCTGCGTATGCTTCGTGATTCTGGGCGTGCTCGGTGCCATTCCGTCCAGCCCCGGTCGTACTCTGCTCTCGCAAGTGTGTACCGTGCTGTATTTTGCCTTCTTCCTGCTCATGCCGTTCTACACCCGCATGGAGAAGACCAAACCGGTTCCGGAGAGGATTCCTGGCTAATGAAAAAACAATTGATTGCGTTACTGTTCGCCCTCGTCCCGGTAACCGCCATGGCGGCCGGTGGCGCTGGTGTTCCGCTGGACGAGGCCAATATCGACCTGACCGACAAGGCTTCGCTGCAGGACGGTGCTCGGACTTTCACCAACTACTGCATGGGCTGCCATTCCGCGCAATACCAGCGTTATGAGCGTGTCGCCACGGATCTGGGCATTCCGGAAGATCTGATGATGGATAACCTGGTGTTCCCGGACACTCTGATCGGCGATCACATGAAAATCGGTATGCGTCCGACTGAGTCCAAAGGCTGGTTCGGCGCGGCGCCGCCTGATCTGACCATGGTTGCGCGGGTCCGCGGCACCGACTGGCTGTACACCTATATGCGTTCGTTCTACGAGGATCCGTCACGCCCCTTGGGCTGGAACAACCGCGTATTCCCGAACGTGGGAATGCCGCATGTGCTTGCCGAGCTGCAGGGCAAGCCTGTGGTTGGCTGCAAGGCCATGCCGGTACGCGAAGGCAACACCATCAAGCGTGACAGCCTGACCGGCGACCCGGTTACCGATGAGCAGTGTGATGTGCTGGTCGTGGAAGAGGGTACTGGCACGCAGACCGAGGAAGAGTACGACACTACTGTGCGCAACCTGGTCGCGTTCCTGGCCTATTCGGCGGACCCCATCAAGCTCGAGCGTCACCGCATCGGTGTTTATGTTCTTCTCTACTTGGCGGTGCTGTTCGTCTTCGCTTACCTGGTCAAGCGTGAGTACTGGAAAGACGTGCACTGATCCCGTTGTTTTGCGAAACCTTGCACGCGCCCTTAGGGGCGCGTGCTCGTTTCTGGGGTATACTACGCCACTGCTGGCAGCGGCCGGAAAGGTTGGCCGGCCGATGTGACTGCTTTACATCCCGTGGAGCAGTGTGTATCGCGTGTATCGCCACAGGATGAGGGTTTGATTTATGGGTGTTACTGCCAACAAGCGTTCCTCGATGGCCTTCTTTTCGGATCCGGCCGATCATTATTGTCATCGGGTGCGGATAGTTCTGGCGGAAAAGGCAATTACGGTCGACATCGTCAATGTCGAGCCAGGCCGTCATCCGCAGGAGTTGGCTGAAGCGAATCCGTATAACAGCGTTCCAACTTTGCTCGACCGCGATCTGGTTCTGTATGAATCGACGATCATGATGGAATATCTGGACGAGCGTTTTCCCCATCCCCCGTTGTTACCGGTTTATCCGGTTGCTCGCGCCAACAGCCGTTTGCTGATGCACCGCGTCCAGCGCGACTGGTGCGGTCTGGTAGACACCCTTCTGGATTCGCGTACGCCTGCTGCAGCCGCAGCCAAGGCACGCAAGGAGCTGCGAGAAAGCCTGATCGGCGTCGCTCCGGTGTTTGCCGAAATGCCATTCTTCATGAGCGAAGAATTCAGTCTGGTCGATTGCTGCATCGCGCCGATCCTCTGGCGACTTCCAGCTCTGGGCGTCGAGTTGCCGCGTCAGGCAAAGCCGCTGACCGATTACATGGAGCGGCTGTTTCAGCGTGATGGTTTCATCGCCAGTCTGTCCTCCGCTGAGAAGGACATGCAGTAACGTCCCCTATCTGCCCCAAGGAGGCCCGCATGGCTCAGATGAAATCCAGCCGCCCGTACCTCTTGCGCGCGTTGTATGAGTGGATTCTCGACAACAACTGCACGCCCTACCTGCTGGTCAACGCGGGTTATCCTGAAACTGTCGTTCCGCAGAACTTCGTCGAGGATGGTCAGATCGTCCTGAACGTGTCACCTAGCGCGGTGCGTCAGCTTGAGATGGATAACGACCGCGTCACCTTTGACGGTCGCTTCGGCGGCGTCCCCCAGCAGGTGTGGTTGCCCGTTCAGTCGGTGATGGCCATCTATGCGCGAGAAAATGGCCAGGGCATGGTCTTCGAGATAGAGCCGGTGAACCCGCCGGAACCGCCGGAGGGCGGCGAGAAGGGGGGCGAGAAGAAACCCGACGCCAAGCCCGCCACCGCCCGTCCGTCCTTGAAAGTGGTGAAATAAACTCGTCAGACGGGAACGGCGGGAGGGAAGCAGGTAGCGCGCCGTTGCACGCTACCGGGTTTTGCTTCAGTCGATATATTCGAACAGTTTGACGATGCGCTGAACGCCGCCGACTTGCTGTACCGCCTGTACCGCGAGGTCTGCTTCCTTCCGAGTTACAAGACCGAGCAGGTAAACCGAGCCAGCCTCGGTGGTTATCTTGATGCGCCGGCCCGGGATGCTGCTGTCAGCCAGCAACCGGGTCTTCGCGTTCGCGGTGATCAACGCATCATTGTTGCGGGCGAGCAGAGAGATGGGCTGCCCCACCTTGAGCTCGTTGTGCACCACCTTTACCTTCTGAACCTGCCTGGCGGCATTGCCAGCGATTTCCTTGAGTTCTTCCCTTGGTACCTGGCCCGCCAGCAGAACCACGCCGTTGTAACTGGTCGCGTCGATGCGTGAGGCGCGCTCCAGGTCGATGTGGCTCTTCGAGACGTTGACCTCGATGCGGGTCTCGATCAGTTGGTCGTCAATGGTGCTGCCAATGGTGCGCGTGCCGGAGTCGATATCTATCGGTTCGTCGCGCGTTGCAGTCAGGACCGAGCTGCAGCCGGCTAAGGCCAGAGCCAGAGCGATTACCGTCAAGCGCATCATTCTTCACTCCCGAAAAGTTGCCGATCGATCAGGTCGCACAAACAGTGGATGGCAAGCAGATGCACTTCCTGGATGCGCGCGGTGGAGCGGGCCGGGACGCGAATCTCGACGTCCTCCGGGAGCAGCAGAGAGGCCATTGCGCCGCCGTCGCGACCGGTCAGCGCGACGACCGCCATGTCGCGATCGTGAGCAGCTTGGATCGCCTGCAGGACATTAGCGGAGTTGCCACTAGTGGAGATCGCCAGCAAGACGTCGCCAGGCTGACCAAGCGCGCGAATCTGCTTGGAGAATACCTGCTCGTAGCTGTAGTCGTTGGCGATCGACGTCAGCGTGGACGTGTCCGTCGTCAGCGAGATAGCTGGCAGGCTCGGGCGTTCGCGCTCGAAGCGGTTGAGCAGTTCGGACGAAAAATGCTGCGAATCGCCGGCCGAGCCGCCATTGCCGCAGCAGAGAATCTTGCCTTCGCTGAGGAGGCTGTTGACCATGACCTGACTGGCCTGCTCAATGCTTGGGCCGAGCACGTCCATCGAGCGTGTCTTGGTCTCGATGCTGTCGGTGAACAGTTGCTTGATACGGTGTTGCATATCCATGAATGAACTACTCGCTTAGCAGGTAAAGGCTTCGCGGATCCAGCGGTACGAGGCGGGATCCGCCGGGTTGCCCTCGGCGGCAACGACATCGAAGCGACAGGGCTGGTCGGCCAGGTGAGGATGGGTGATCAGGTAGTGATGAGCGGCTGCGATCAGGCGCTTCTGTTTGCGCCAGTCGACAGTCTCTACCGCGCTGCCCCACTGGTTTTTGCGTCTGTAGCGTACTTCGACGAATACTACTGTATCCGCATCGCGCATGACCAGATCGAGCTCGCCTTGCTTGCAGCGATAATTACGAGCGAGCAGTCGCATGCCGCTGTCGGCAAGCAGGCGCTCGGCAGCGCGCTCGGCGCGGTTGCCGAGTAGCTGCCGCAGCGTAAGCGCCGTCACGGCTGGGAAGGACCCGCTGGTCGGACCTGTCCGTCTTCGATCACGCCCCATTCGGTTGCGCGAGAAACCCGTCCGTCCTCGGTCAGAGTCAACTCACCCGTTGCGCCGTCGAGGCGGGTTTCGGTGTGCTGGCGCATTTGCGGCAGCCGGCTGAAGATTCGCTGCGCGTCGATGCCCATCGCATACAGTCGGCCAAGCGCCCCGGTTGCTTGCGGCCAGCTCTGGCTCACGGAAGCAT
The nucleotide sequence above comes from Halopseudomonas xinjiangensis. Encoded proteins:
- a CDS encoding cytochrome c1 gives rise to the protein MKKQLIALLFALVPVTAMAAGGAGVPLDEANIDLTDKASLQDGARTFTNYCMGCHSAQYQRYERVATDLGIPEDLMMDNLVFPDTLIGDHMKIGMRPTESKGWFGAAPPDLTMVARVRGTDWLYTYMRSFYEDPSRPLGWNNRVFPNVGMPHVLAELQGKPVVGCKAMPVREGNTIKRDSLTGDPVTDEQCDVLVVEEGTGTQTEEEYDTTVRNLVAFLAYSADPIKLERHRIGVYVLLYLAVLFVFAYLVKREYWKDVH
- a CDS encoding phosphoheptose isomerase; its protein translation is MDMQHRIKQLFTDSIETKTRSMDVLGPSIEQASQVMVNSLLSEGKILCCGNGGSAGDSQHFSSELLNRFERERPSLPAISLTTDTSTLTSIANDYSYEQVFSKQIRALGQPGDVLLAISTSGNSANVLQAIQAAHDRDMAVVALTGRDGGAMASLLLPEDVEIRVPARSTARIQEVHLLAIHCLCDLIDRQLFGSEE
- a CDS encoding BON domain-containing protein, which encodes MRLTVIALALALAGCSSVLTATRDEPIDIDSGTRTIGSTIDDQLIETRIEVNVSKSHIDLERASRIDATSYNGVVLLAGQVPREELKEIAGNAARQVQKVKVVHNELKVGQPISLLARNNDALITANAKTRLLADSSIPGRRIKITTEAGSVYLLGLVTRKEADLAVQAVQQVGGVQRIVKLFEYID
- a CDS encoding ClpXP protease specificity-enhancing factor gives rise to the protein MKSSRPYLLRALYEWILDNNCTPYLLVNAGYPETVVPQNFVEDGQIVLNVSPSAVRQLEMDNDRVTFDGRFGGVPQQVWLPVQSVMAIYARENGQGMVFEIEPVNPPEPPEGGEKGGEKKPDAKPATARPSLKVVK
- a CDS encoding YraN family protein, translated to MTALTLRQLLGNRAERAAERLLADSGMRLLARNYRCKQGELDLVMRDADTVVFVEVRYRRKNQWGSAVETVDWRKQKRLIAAAHHYLITHPHLADQPCRFDVVAAEGNPADPASYRWIREAFTC
- a CDS encoding cytochrome b, giving the protein MSKLSNWINERMSIQRVWEDHLTRYYAPKNFNVLYFFGSLAMLVLVNQIVTGIWLTMSYEPSAAGAFASVEYIMRDVDYGWLLRYLHSTGASAFFVVVYMHMLRGIMYGSYQKPRELVWLFGMLIYLVLMGEAFMGYLLPWGQMSYWGAQVIISLFGAIPFIGPDLAQWVRGDYLISGITLNRFFALHVIALPIVLLGLVVMHIIALHEVGSNNPLGLDIKKFKDEAGKPLDGIAFHPYYTVKDIVGVVVFLFVFCTVVFFFPEMGGYFLEKPNFEIANQLKTPDHIAPVWYFTPFYAILRAVPAIGGSAFPGVLAMGAAIAVLFVLPWLDRSPVRSIKYKGWMSKAWLITFCVCFVILGVLGAIPSSPGRTLLSQVCTVLYFAFFLLMPFYTRMEKTKPVPERIPG
- a CDS encoding glutathione S-transferase N-terminal domain-containing protein; amino-acid sequence: MGVTANKRSSMAFFSDPADHYCHRVRIVLAEKAITVDIVNVEPGRHPQELAEANPYNSVPTLLDRDLVLYESTIMMEYLDERFPHPPLLPVYPVARANSRLLMHRVQRDWCGLVDTLLDSRTPAAAAAKARKELRESLIGVAPVFAEMPFFMSEEFSLVDCCIAPILWRLPALGVELPRQAKPLTDYMERLFQRDGFIASLSSAEKDMQ